CTGAGCGGGCCGGCGAGGTCGTGGCCTCGATGTCGAAGTCCTCGGCCATGATGCGGGAGCGCAGCGAGTGCCAGGGGTCGGTGACGATCACCGCGGTCGTCCACCCCTGCTGCCGGAAGACCTCGGAGACGGCCTCGATGCTCTGCAGGGTGTCGCTGCCCTCCCCGATCGCGACCACCTGCTCATCCGGGACGCCCCCCTCCACCAGCCAGTCGCGGCCGCTGCCGCCCTCGGTGTAGTTGTCACCGGGCTGGTTGCCGCCGACGGTCACGATCATGGGGGCGACGCCCTCCTCGTGGAGGTGGGCGGCCTGGTCGAGGCGGGCCTCGAAGATCGGGGACGGCCTGCCGTTGTACTGGCTGGCGCCCAGCACGATGATGGCGTCGACCGGCGTGCGGTCGTCCTGCCTGGCGACGTACCAGACCCATCCCCACGTGCCGACGGGCAGGGCGACGGCGACGAGCAGCACCAGGGCGACGACGTGCCGGAACCGGAACCCGCGCCGCCGTCCCGGCCGGGGGGCGCGCGGGTCCTCTCCGGACCGCCGGGACCGCGGCCCGCGCTCGCCACGGGCGCCGCG
This sequence is a window from Spinactinospora alkalitolerans. Protein-coding genes within it:
- a CDS encoding YdcF family protein codes for the protein MRTSGDERGDGPRREHPLGASPDAEATRVFVRGGAQAQPEREHPVRAPEPTAEFVRPERGDTPWEAETSDRTRVFSRAAADEARVDPADGPSPDATRTMSRPGRGARGERGPRSRRSGEDPRAPRPGRRRGFRFRHVVALVLLVAVALPVGTWGWVWYVARQDDRTPVDAIIVLGASQYNGRPSPIFEARLDQAAHLHEEGVAPMIVTVGGNQPGDNYTEGGSGRDWLVEGGVPDEQVVAIGEGSDTLQSIEAVSEVFRQQGWTTAVIVTDPWHSLRSRIMAEDFDIEATTSPARSGPAVQERETQLWYITRETASLWYYWIFGNSSDINIDAA